AAAGATTTAAGAGACGACTTATTGTTGACTTATAACAAAGCTCGTCAAGCTGCTATTACAGGTGAAATATTAGAAATTGTTGGTGGTGCAGAAGCCCTAAACAATTAATATCATTACAGAAAATTTAAATCTTAACCTAAAGATTTATTTTTGATAATATTTTTAAACCGATTCATTTTATAAAATGAATCGGTTTTTGTATTTTCTCACTCGTTTAAAAATAAGGCACTAAGCCGTAATTTTTTTTCGTATTGCTATGAAAATATTACCTATAATTTGTTTTCTGTTTTTTCAATTGTCATTTGCTCAAGAGATAAAACAAAAGGAAGAGTCACATACTTTTTTAAGAACCCTTTGGGGGGTTAACCCAGAGAATGGTGTTAAGTTTTTACCTTTTGCCACCCATTTTCAAAAATCAGAAAATCCATTCATACACGGTACATTTTATACTGCTGCCAATTATAAATCTATTGAGTTAGCACTTTTTAATAATTCGTATAATGATTTTGCGATGTCTTTGTTTTTTCTGAGAAAAATCATACTGTCTAAACGGTTTTCTATAGACTACGGAGGAGGTTTTTTATATGGTTATAAAGGAAGGTTGCAAAATATTAAATCAATTCCCTTACACGATACTTTTTTGTATTCAGGAAATTTAAATCCAACCTATGGAGTTGGTTTAGAATATAAGCTATCAAAAAAAATTGCGATTTCTGCCATGACCAATCCTGCAGTAATTATTTATGGACTAAAATATTTTTGGTAAAAAAGTTATTAATCTTAGGTTAAGATCGTTTTCTAACTCTGTAGTTTTTTGTTTTATATGTATATTTAAAGCTTAAAAAATAAATATGGGCAGAACGTTAGTTATAGGAGATATTCACGGTGGCTTAAAAGCTCTAGATCAAGTATTAGAGAGAGCAGAGGTAACTACAGATGATTTACTTATCTTTTTAGGGGATTATGTTGATGGTTGGGGACAAGCTTTTGAAGTGATTAATAGATTGATTTCCTTAAAATCATCACATGATTGTATATTTCTTAGAGGGAATCACGATGAATTGTTTTACGATTGGTTAACAAAATCAAAAGACAATCCTAATTGGTTACATCACGGAGGACAAGCAACTATAAATTCTTATGCCGATAGACCTTATAATTTTATCAAAATACACATAAACTTTTTAGAAAACTTAGAGAATTATTATTTAGATAATCAAAATAGGTTATTTATTCATGCAGGTTTTACCAACGTAAGAGGAGTAGAAGAAGAACATTTTACCAAAATGTTTTACTGGGATAGATCTTTATGGGAAATGGCTTTAGCGAGTAGAAATTTACCTTTAGAAGATGAATTTTATCCTGAGAGATTAAAGTTGTACAAAGAAATTTTTATTGGACATACGGCTTTATCAAAAATTAATATTAGCCAACCCTTAAACGTGGCAAATGTTTGGAATATTGATACAGGAGCTGCTTTTACCAATCCTTTAACCATTATGGATATAGACACTAAGGAGTTTTGGCAGAGTGATCCGTTACCAAGTTTATACCCTAATGAGAAGGGAAGAAATTAATTAGAACGATACCTTTTAAAAAACACTTTTTAAGCAATTAAGTAACGATAACTTTTATTACTTTTGCCTTGCATTAAAATATTATCATTATGATCGCATTAAATATCTTTCACGCCATAGACGATTTATTTACAAAAGGATTATTCTTACCGTTTAAAGCATTACGTTTTAGTGGTTCTTGGTGGGGATCTAACGCAATTAACTTTGTTTTTGTAGTAGTGGCATTAGTATACTTTGCTTATTGGATGAAAGAATCTAAAAAGTTTAAAGATACAGATACTGAAGATTTACCAAAATAAGAAACTAGATTGGGAAGCAAAAATAAGTTAAAACGTTTTAATGAAAACGAAACGTTTGAGAACGTTATACAGCCAACTAGAGAAGAAGTAACATCTGGTTTTAAGTATCAAGGTAAGTGGAGTGAATTCTTTGGAAACAACAATCCTATAGTATTAGAATTGGGTTGTGGAAAAGGAGAGTACACCGTTGCTTTGGCACAAAGAAACCCTAATGTTAACTATATTGGTATAGATATTAAAGGAGCTCGTTTTTGGCGTGGTGCTAAAACAGCTGTTGAAGAGAATATTCCTAATGTAGCTTTTGTAAGAACTCAAATAGAGTTGGTTGATTATATTTTTGCTGAAAATGAAGTAAGTGAAATTTGGATTACTTTTCCAGATCCACAAATAAAATACAAAAGAACAAAGCACCGTATGACAGGTGATGCCTTTTTAAGAAGATATCATAAAATCTTAAATGAAGAAGGTATTATGCATTTAAAAACCGATAGCGAGTTTATGCATGGTTATACGCTTGGTTTATTGC
Above is a genomic segment from Wenyingzhuangia fucanilytica containing:
- a CDS encoding metallophosphoesterase yields the protein MGRTLVIGDIHGGLKALDQVLERAEVTTDDLLIFLGDYVDGWGQAFEVINRLISLKSSHDCIFLRGNHDELFYDWLTKSKDNPNWLHHGGQATINSYADRPYNFIKIHINFLENLENYYLDNQNRLFIHAGFTNVRGVEEEHFTKMFYWDRSLWEMALASRNLPLEDEFYPERLKLYKEIFIGHTALSKINISQPLNVANVWNIDTGAAFTNPLTIMDIDTKEFWQSDPLPSLYPNEKGRN
- a CDS encoding DUF6341 family protein, whose translation is MIALNIFHAIDDLFTKGLFLPFKALRFSGSWWGSNAINFVFVVVALVYFAYWMKESKKFKDTDTEDLPK
- the trmB gene encoding tRNA (guanosine(46)-N7)-methyltransferase TrmB — translated: MGSKNKLKRFNENETFENVIQPTREEVTSGFKYQGKWSEFFGNNNPIVLELGCGKGEYTVALAQRNPNVNYIGIDIKGARFWRGAKTAVEENIPNVAFVRTQIELVDYIFAENEVSEIWITFPDPQIKYKRTKHRMTGDAFLRRYHKILNEEGIMHLKTDSEFMHGYTLGLLHGQGHEVLYANHDVYRQEGAPEEVTQVQTYYESQYLEVGKAITYAKFKLKY